One Primulina eburnea isolate SZY01 chromosome 4, ASM2296580v1, whole genome shotgun sequence genomic window, GGCATATTTGTTTGACTTTCCCCTGTTCGAATTCTCTATCATGTTTTAACAATTTTTAACATAATATTCTGAAAATTGTGCTCATAATAAACAAATAACATGCATGCATCCGTTGGTAAGTAGATATACATGTCACTATACAATCAAGTGGGTTTCTGGTGTGTTTTCAGGTATTCTTTCGTTCGCTACTATACACGTCAGATATCAGTTTGATTTTGTTCTTACAttaataatatacatgtcttcaacaatatatttatatcgTTTCCTGCCTGTAATTCTGGTACTAGCAATTTCGTTAACATCCTCTTGGCAGGATTAGTATATTTTTTGGTTGGAAAATAAGTATAAAATAACCTTCGGAATTACATATGTTTCTAAATTCGCCTGgcttattaattattttgtatttttgttatgagTTGAGCTGTCATATAACTTTTGTTACGAAAATTGCGATATTTTGAGGAGAAGAGGGCGACGAGGGAATCGAGAAGACTTGTGGGGAATGGCATTTGCACATGACTTCATCATGAGATTTTTGCACGCGCCTCCTCGCTTCTATTAATTACTATTACATATTTTCACAAAACATTTTTCTATTTTCTAATATTTAATGTTTCTTATTTTagtacattttttttaattaaagaaacaTAGTTATATAAACCCAATAAAAACAACAtcaattgtaataaaaaaatttcatgagattcaattaagaaaaaaaattgtatcCGAATATTACTTAAAAACATATTTCCAAAATACTCGATCGGATGAGCAAAGAgtaaaattatgaaataaaaaataattgtgGAGTTTATTGATAGTAAAATACTATAATTCCGAAAATGTTATTATACTATTCTTTtcaaaaatttatacaaataaaaattatgtACAAGTTTTTAAAAACATGAAAATTTACTtctatatttataaataaaatattcaaaaattcgAGCCAATAAAAGGGTTACACGCCTTCCGTATCTAGTACCTTACTTGGACATGATTACAATTAATAGTTGCAAGACATCAGCATCGAGTAATCGGGTGGCCATGTTCACTAAGGATCTTCACTTCCGACTCCATAACATATAATCGATTTTTTTATGACGATGAAATCAAcagttttttaatttttgttggACATCGGATGAATTCATGTGCTAAGATAATAATCTACAAACTATGCATAATTAGATAAATCATATCGACCTAAGTACGATAAAAAGTAACGATAGATATaatcaaacataaaatcagtATTCAAATATTCGTATTTGCCATTAACTCGAAAACTaattgtttgcacaatatttgatatttgcgggcgtgccaggtgcgaagtgcaccgatatgtgtgaaaatgataaaaatctaacttctaaaaactTGACGATTATGGATACTAAATTTGACCgtcggttctaatctcctaaaacaaaTGCAACGCCAAAACTAAGAAAATTATTGGAATTTGAAGAAAATAAATCCCtgacattgtttatattttcaataaaccgtaggaatttacaagacgtaaaaatataacaaatagAATTGCTGAAACATGAAACGAGAAGATGTAAATTGCTAGAAATATGCTGGAATGATTAACGACTAAAGCTTGAAGATTGCAATTTTGCAGAGAGTATTTTGCAGAATTTTGTGCGTGTTGAAGAGTTGTCTTGTGTGTCTCTCTCGTTGTGTTAGCCGATTCCTTTTTCTTCCTGGCCGCTGCGTCCTCTTTCTCCACTCCCCCATGATCTCCACTATCTGCTCCCCTAATGCCACGATTTCTAACTATCCTCCCACGTTCTTTTTCTCTTCCGCGCTCAGTGCTCATTTTTTAATCGATTAAGAATTATTCTTTTATGGGCTTATTTAATTGGGCTTCAGAATTGACTTGGGcttgtaattaaattatttttagcccaaacaatTGCCCCCCGCAAGCATTGGCCCATTGGGCCAAAATGCTTGTATGTAACCCAATTTTCAATTCCTCCATAGCTAGTATCCCACAAATGTTTTATGAATTGGGCTTCCACCAATGGGCCGAGCACTCAAACTTATTTTCCCTGGGCTTTGAATTTTCTAATCGTCTTTTGAATTCCCTCCCCCATCCAATTCGCGCCTGCTACTCGTCTTCTTCATCTCGCCGCTTTGTCCTTCGCTCCCCGCTGCTCTGAAATTTCTTCCGCTCGTTCTCCGCCACCTACGCCCGTCGCTGCCTAGAGATTTACCGATGGCTCGAGATTCTTCTCCGGTGCGCCCTTCTGAACCAAGCACTGCGGGCGCGTTCTCTGTCTCGACCGTCGCTTCCATCTCGCCGCCCGACGCGTTCGCCGGCCCTGCTGTGGTTGCCGAGGGTCTATCATTGGTTCGAAGTTCTTCTCCGTCGCCACTCCCTGATTCCAGCGCCGCAGGTTTGTCTCCTTCTCAAGCCAATTTCTCCGCCCAAATTATAGTTGCTATCGATGGGTTGCTGTTGAGAAAATATTGCTGTGTTGATGGGTGGAATCGATCGCGTTGAACCAAATTCAGTAGTTGACGGAGGCTTCGACGGAAGATCCACGGCAACCACCGTCGAGTCAACCATTTTCCTCTGCATTTCGTGTATAAGAGCACCAGTAGCCTCTGGATCATAGAACGCCTTGTCTGGTTCATCTAAGGCAAAAACTCCCATCTTTGGCAAGTAGACACGAACCTTTGATGATGACTTGTTTAACTTCTTTGCTTTGAAGGCTGCAAATTTCACATTCTCATAAATTGTAGTTTGCATAAGTGTAACCTGTTCATTGTGTTCGTAAATATTTCTCtgttgaaaatttgaaggtaCGGTGGCTCTGGGTCCAAGGTTCACCATATCTAAGGCACCAACCCTTAGAACCAAGGGTATCTTCTTATCTAATATGGCATCAAAACGTGAACTGTCACATGCCATGTTTCCTCCTACAGTGTAATCAGCTACCTCGGTTGTGGTGATATCCAAAACACCCTGTATAAGTCCGGCTTTGACAAGATCTTCCATAGCCCTTCCTCCTGATGTAGGCTTCTCATTATCAGTGGCTGATTCTTCGGAAAGTTTTAGCTGTCCCATCACCATTCCAGCAAAAGCAGCAACGACATTAGATAACACCGATCTACTCATATTGTTAATGCCACAAACATCCACCACTGATGGAAATAACACCAAATCAGATGTTCCAACATATGGTTCAGTATTGCCACTGGCCTCAATTGATACAATCAACTTTGGGATTCCAATGGGAAAAGATGGAAAACCAGAGGAAATTAAAGATGTCCCTCCACTGCCACCAAGCCCGATAACTCCAGCAAGAATGTCATCACTTTGAACTTTGCTGAGGAAAGCCTCGAGAGCTTTGTTCATGACAACAGTAGCTTTGCCTCTATCATCTGGGAGCAGGGTACTGGACTTTTCCCCGTCTGCTGCAGAGCAGGAGAGGACATCATTTCTCGACACAAACTTGAAATCCCCACAGGTTTTAACATCTTTTGAGCTGGTGGACACATCAACTACAGCCACCGACACCTATATTGCATGTTTGCCCTCTGTAGCTTCCATTTCTCCTTGGATTTGGAATTATCATGGCCATTTTTATTGATCTGAAGGACCTTTGGGGGCCCAGGAGACCAAGAAAGTTCATTCTGCATGCATTCTTCATTCCGGTGCCATTTCCACAGGCGGTGAAAAGAATAGGTATGTAGTCTCTTGTTGTATATGCGGTTCGCATGTTTGCTCTTCACAGGTTTTGAGAATTGGCCATGGGTTGGCCTCAGTTTTCTGGTGTATTGGACGCTTAAGCATTAGTGTCATTTGGGGTATCTTGCAACACAGGTACTTCTCAACTCTAATGTGCCCTTACGTGCCCTTACATGTTGCATCCACTCAAGACGACTCCCTTATCCCTATCATTATGcattgcacttcagtcggaTCCCTTTCCCACATACACGTATATGCATCTGCACTTCAGTCGGATCCCTTTCCCACATACACGTATATGCATCTGCACTTCAGTCGGATCCCTTTCCCACATACACGTATATgcatttgcacttcagtcggacccctttcccgcatacacgtttaCTTACTGTTCTTGCATGCGGTGACTCCGCTTTTGATTTGTTGACTCTTGATTTTGTGTTGTGGTTGTTGGGTGATGGATGTGGAATGAGGGTGGGTTTGTATGTGAGGTTGTGTATTGGAGGttgggaaggagtttctgtTCGTTCTTAATCCATTTAACCCAACTCAAATCCATTTAACCCAACTCATTTCAATAGCTTCAATCAAAACCATAGGTTGGCTTAAAACTCCCCGCTCGCGATTATTTCCTCCCCTGATCTCTTATCAAAACAAAATGAATTCAATATGATAAAAGTGGCCTCCTGGGCAACTTGAATTGATCATCTTTATTTTTAAACCATAACGAATATTTACACTAGTGGCCCTAAGGCCT contains:
- the LOC140830321 gene encoding toMV susceptible protein tm-1(GCR26)-like, yielding MQNELSWSPGPPKVSVAVVDVSTSSKDVKTCGDFKFVSRNDVLSCSAADGEKSSTLLPDDRGKATVVMNKALEAFLSKVQSDDILAGVIGLGGSGGTSLISSGFPSFPIGIPKLIVSIEASGNTEPYVGTSDLVLFPSVVDVCGINNMSRSVLSNVVAAFAGMVMGQLKLSEESATDNEKPTSGGRAMEDLVKAGLIQGVLDITTTEVADYTVGGNMACDSSRFDAILDKKIPLVLRVGALDMVNLGPRATVPSNFQQRNIYEHNEQVTLMQTTIYENVKFAAFKAKKLNKSSSKVRVYLPKMGVFALDEPDKAFYDPEATGALIHEMQRKMVDSTVVAVDLPSKPPSTTEFGSTRSIPPINTAIFSQQQPIDSNYNLGGEIGLRRRQTCGAGIREWRRRRTSNQ